In Gammaproteobacteria bacterium, the DNA window CAGCACATGATCCAGCACCTCCCGGCTATCGCCAGGATGACCAATGCCCAGGCGCAACCTGGCAAAATCGTTACCGCCCAAATGAGCGATCAGGTCGCGCAGCCCATTGTGCCCGCCATGCCCGCCGCCACGTTTCAGCCGCACCGTACCTGGCGGCAAATCCAGATCGTCATGAACCACCAGAATCGCCGACAGTGGAATTTTGTGAAACCGGGTCAATGCCGCAACCGCTTGGCCGCTGCGATTCATATACGTCATCGGCTTTAGCAGCCACAGTTCCTGACCAGCGAGCGCGATGCGGCAGGTTTCACCGTGATACCGGCCTTCGGGACGAAAAAAACCACTTTGCTGGCTGGCCAACGCATCGACCAGCCAGAATCCGGCATTGTGGCGGGTCTGGGCGTATTCGGGACCCGGATTGCCTAACCCAACTACTAACCGCAATATCGGCGCTTGTTCCGCCATGATCGGCGTCCTGTTCCAGGAATAAATAGTCACTCCTCCCCTCGCCCTGCTTGTGGGAAAGGGGCTAGAGGAGAGGGTGTTCGCCAATCAGGTTGCGGCCTCTTCGGATGTTTCCCCACCGCCGTGGGCATGATGAATGCCGACCACAATCGCATCATGCTCGGAGCCAGGAGCAACATGGGTAGCCAGCTCCACGCCAGGCGGCAGCGGAATCTGTGAAAGATGAATCGTCTCGCCTACGCCCACCTCAGCCAGATCGATCTCGATAAATTCTGGCAAATCTTTGGGTAAGCAGGTGATTTCAATTTCAATGAGGGTATGACTGACCGCACCGCCCTGCTGTTTGACGCCCTTGGAAGTACTCTCATTGAGAAAATGCAGCGGTATATGAGCGCGTAATTTGCGATCAGCGCTGACCCGCAGAAAATCCAGATGAACGAGCGTCGGCTTGAACGGGTGGCGCTGGATATCGCGCAGTATGGCGTTTTCAGTGCGGTCACCAATTTTCAGGGTCAGAACATGAGAATAGATCGCCTCGTTCTTCATCTGATTGATCATATCCATTTGATCCAGCAACAATGGCATCGACTCCTGGCCATCGCCATACAGAATAGCTGGAACTTTGCCAGCGCGGCGCAGGCGGCGGCTCGCACCTTTCCCCAGATCGCTGCGCGGGTCGGCTTGCAGTTCAAAAGTAATACTCATTCTCTTTTCTCCAAACGGTGAACATAAAAATGCGACGCGCCCGCGACCAGACGCGCCGCTTTCAGTGATTCCACCTTTGAACCAGGCGGGATGGTGAAAATTTTACAGGAACAACGAACTCACTGACTCTTCGAGATGAATCCGGCGCATGGACTCAGCGAGTAGCCCCGCCACGCTGATCTGGCGAATATTCGGGCACGCCGCCGAATCAGGACGCAGGGGAATGGTGTCGGTCACGACCAGTTCGTCCAGCGCAGATTCGCGGATGTTCGTGGCCGCTGCGCCGGACAGTACCGCATGAGTACAGTAACCGCGCACCGAAGCTGCGCCCCATTCCTTCAACGCCTTGGCCGCCAAACAAAGCGTGCCGGCGGTATCGACCATGTCATCCACTATAATGCAATGCTGCCCCTCGACATCGCCGATGACATGCATCACCTGCGCCTGATTGGGCGCGGGCCGGCGTTTGTCAATGATCGCCAACTCGGAATCGGCCAATCGCTTGGCCAGAGCACGGGCGCGCACCACACCGCCTACATCCGGCGAAACCACCATGAGATCGCCCAGGTTTTGGGACTGAATATCGCTCAACACCATCGGCGTGGCGTAGATATTATCCACCGGAATGTCAAAAAATCCCTGGATCTGATCCGCGTGCAAATCCACGGTCAGCACCCGATCTACGCCAACGCTGGTGATCATGTTGGCAACCACTTTGGCGGAAATCGGCACGCGCGCTGAACGGGGCCGGCGATCCTGCCGGGAATAGCCAAAGTAGGGAATGACTGCTGTGACCCGCACCGCCGAGGAGCGCCGCAACGCATCGGCGATCACCAGCAGTTCCATGATGTTGTCATTGGTCGGATAGCAGGTGGGCTGAACAATGAAGACATCCTTGCCCCGTACATTCTCCATTAACTCCACCATCACTTCGCCATCGCTAAAGCGACTGACGATGGCCTGACCTAGCGGCATTTGCAGATGATTGACGATATCGTGGGCCAGTTGCGGGTGGGCGTTGCCTGCAAACACCATCATTCGACTTTCATACACGACCTGTTCCCCCGCTATCATCGGTCTGCTCTATTAAAGATGGCTGGGCCGCCAGGATTCGAACCTGGGAATGCTGGAGTCAAAGTCCAGTGCCTTACCGCTTGGCTACGGCCCAAAAAATCAGAAGCGCTTCAAACAGATTCGCGTCTGGCTTGCGCCAGGCGATCATGCAGCGGCGAACAGTTATGCCCTCGGGCAATAAACCCTGACCAACCTGCCGGCAATTGCCTGAGCACTTGCCTAGCGTTGACGACATCCGGGAAAGCGGCGAACACCCCAGCGCCGGTGCCGGTTAACCGCGCATCTCCGTAACGCTCTAACCAGGCAATTGCAGCGGCCACTTGCGGGTAGCGACGATAAACCACCGCTGCGCAATCATTACCGCCCATGCCCTTCGCAAAGTCCGCTATTGTGAGGAGTGGGGAGTTTCTTGTCAATTCCGGGTCGCTGAACACCGCGCCCGTGGCGATCGAACAAGCCGGGACTAAGACCAGGAACCAGGGTTCGTCAAGCGTGATCGGCGTCAGCTGTTCACCTACACCTTCCGCCCAGGCGGCACGACCGTGGACGAAGACCGGCACGTCAGCGCCCAGTCGCAAACCCAGTTCCGCCAATTCCGCCAAGGTCAATCCGGTTCGCCAATACTCATTTAGCGCTACCAGCGCGGTCGCTGCGTCGGAACTGCCGCCGCCCAGCCCTCCGCCCATCGGTAACCGTTTAACAATGCGTATTGTCGCGCCTAACCGGGTTCCGGTGGCCTGCTGCAATGATCGGGCGGCGCGCACTATTAAATCCGCGTCCGGGGCAACGCCAGCGACTTCACCCTGGCGCTCGATCACGCCATCATCACGCCGGTCGAACCACAACCAGTCGCTGTAATCGAGAAACTGAAAGACCGTTTGGAGCAAATGGTAGCCATCCGGGCACCGGCCCACGATGCGCAACATGAGGTTGAGTTTGGCCGGGGCTGGCCAAGCCGTCGCGTCAGGTGGCGACGTTACAGCGTCCACTGCTGGATGACCAGTTTGATGTTCAGATCCCCGTGTTGCGCAATGACGCGCTCCGGCAGATCCAGGTCGGGAATAGAGGTCGGCGCATAAATCAAGTACTCAATCACCCAACCGTTTTGTTCCAGCCGGGTCAGTCGACCTTCAGTGTCGGTTTGCAATACCGGTGCCGGGCCGGGTGCTGGCAAGCCGCGCACCCAGTACCGCAAGCCGTTGACCGGCAGACGCACTCCCAGAGTTTGTTCGAGTAGATCATCGGGATCGGGCGCGGCCCAGCTTTGACCCTCCTGGGTCTGGACCCGCACTTCCTCGCCATCGCTTTCAATAACAACTCGACCTTGACCGAGCGGACCCAGCAGATCGATACGGTAACCGGGTTTCCGCTGCACCCACTGGAAAGTGGCGTGCCAGCCTTCCTGGCCGCTGATGACGCCAATGCGTCCGTCCACCTGCCAGTTTGCCAATTGCATGAGCCGGGTTTGCCGGGCGCTCCAAGCCGTCGCCTTCGGCACAGAAGGCGGTGGAGTAGCGCACCCGGTCAACAGGAAGGTTGGAATGAATAGTGCGATGATCCCAATAAAAAACCGGTTCTTGCTATTGCGCCTGACTAACCGGCTCATGGCGACGGTTGCGGGGCGGTGAAACCTGCATTGGCGGCAGCAGCAGGCATCGGGTTGTCTGCTTCTTCATCCCGCAGGCAATGAATCAGACCCAAAGCATTTTGGATATGACGCGAGGCGGCGCCAAGCTGATCCTCGGGCTGCGCCGCCAACGCTGATGAGGCCAGAACCGCGGCGACGCTGACCAGAAACGATGAACGCTCCAGTCCCGCCTCATCCGCGTAACGGAGAATGTAAGCGCTCACTTCCTTGGCGCAGGCGGCAATGAAATCGCTTGCGCGTTGCTCGTCTTCAGTCATTAACGTCAATCCTCTACCAGTTAAACCGTTCCTGCAATTTGCGCAAGTGTATATTATCTGGGTCGCGCGCCAGAGCTTCCCGCCAGACTTTCCGGGCTTCGTCCCGCTGGCCGTTGACCCAGAGCACTTCGCTCAGATGCGCGGCAATTTCGGCGTCCGGGTTAATCCGGTAAGCCTGGCGTAGATACTCCAGCGCCCGGTCCCGGTTGCCGAGTCGATAGTGCACCCAGCCCATGCTGTCGAGCACCGCTGCATCATTGGGCATTTGCTCCAGCGCCTGTTCGATGTAGCCGAGCGCCTCCTGATAACGGTCCGTGCGGTCCGCCAGCGTGTAGCCCAGCGCATTCAGCGCTTGCCCATTTTTGGGATCAGCCGCGAGAATCGCGCGTAAATCCCGCTCCAGCAGATCCAGCCGGTCCAGTTTTTCCGCCGCCAACGCTCGAGCGTACAGTAAATCCTTGTCGTTGGGGTGCGACGCCAGCGCTCGATCCAAACCGTCAAAGGCTTCCTGATAGCGTCCGGCCTCGCGCAACGCTTCAGCCTCGGCCAGATACAGGGTGATGTCGTTTTGCGGATTATCACGGCGCAAGGCATCGAAATGCTGGCCAGCGCCGGCGATATCACCCGATTTGGCCAGCACCACGCCCATGCGCATCTGGGCGCTGAGATAGCGATCCTCGTCCTTGACCCGTTCATACCATTCCCGGGCCTTGGCGTAATCACCGCGCTGCTCCTCGATGCGGCCCAGTTCAAAGTAGGCGTCCGCCAGTCGCGTATTGCGCTTGATCAAATCCAGAAAATAGGTTTCGGCCAGGTCAAACTGGCGAGTTTCCGCCGCCAGCAGGCCCAGTGCGTACAGCGAATCGGTATCCTTGGGATTCTGATTGAGCAGGATAGCGAATTCCCGGCGCGCCTTGTCCAGTTGACCCGCATCGATCAGCAAGCGTGCGTAGCTCATGCGCAGGTTGCGGTCGCGTGGAATAGCAGCCACCGCCTTGGCCAACCCGGCCAGCGCCGCCTCTCGATCACCACCCTCCAGCAACAAACGAGTGCGCAGCAGATGCGCGGGAACCAGCTTTCGATCACGAGCCAACGCCCGCTCCAGCCCGGTCAGCGCCTGTTCGCGTTCGCCGGCGGCGGCGGCTAGCATGGCATAGTAGTATTGAGCGAAGGCGGAACGGGGGTTGCGGTCGCGGAATTGTCCCATCACGCGCAGAGCCAACTGCTTGTCGTCCGCCTGACTGAGCAGCGAGGCGATGGTCGCGTAGCCCTGTTGCTTGTCCTTGTTCCGGGCAACACGGCGCACCGTTTCCAGATATTCAGCCGCTTCTTCCAAACGACCATTACGCAAATAAGCCAACGCCAGGGTTTGTTGCGCCTGCTCGCTGGCGGGGTCGAGCGCCAGCCAGCGTTGCGCCAGCGCCAACGCAGCAGCGTTTTCCTTCATGATTAAAGCCAACACCACTGCGCGTTCAGTTACGCGCGGGTCGTTGCTGACAATGGCTGCTTGCTGGTAGTGGTTCAACGCTACATCGAGTTGGTCGCGTTTACCTGCCAGTTCCGCTGTCAGAACCTGGTACATCAACTCGGCCCGGGGACTGGGTTCCAAAACGGGACGGATCTGGAATTCCGGCTCAATGGGCGCCTGTGCATCCACGACAGTGACGCAACCACTGAGGAGCGGGCTGCAAAAAACCAAGGCTTTTAGGAGTATGTTCATTACCAACTTTTAAAAATCGTTCAAGCAGAATCAGCAGGTTTCAGGTTCCCTGGTACAAATATCTTGCTCGCTATGAACCTCACTCTGGAAGCGTAGGGCACAGCGCATCGCGATATGAAGTATGACCTTGTCACAAGCTGGTTTTATCCCGCACAATTCAACATTTTTCAGCCCAATCCTGATTGCATCCCATGTCCCTGCTGGCTCTTGGCCTCAATCATCAAACCGCGCCGGTCGGCGTCCGCGAACGGGTGACGTTCGCGCCAGACCGCCTGTATCCAGCCCTGCGGGATTTGCGTGAACGGGGCGGTGTTTATGAGGCGGCCATTCTGTCCACTTGCAATCGCACTGAACTGTACTGCGGCCTGAAAGATGGCGATAGCCAGCGCGTAGTAAAGTGGCTGGGCGACTATCATACGCTGCCGGCTGCAGATTTGCGGCCCTATCTTTACCAACACGCTGAGGGCCGAGCGGTGCGGCATATTCTGCGGGTCGC includes these proteins:
- the pth gene encoding aminoacyl-tRNA hydrolase produces the protein MAEQAPILRLVVGLGNPGPEYAQTRHNAGFWLVDALASQQSGFFRPEGRYHGETCRIALAGQELWLLKPMTYMNRSGQAVAALTRFHKIPLSAILVVHDDLDLPPGTVRLKRGGGHGGHNGLRDLIAHLGGNDFARLRLGIGHPGDSREVLDHVLRRAPRSEQELIEQAIADALRELPRMLAGQWERATHALHSRKIESSSPPSAN
- a CDS encoding 50S ribosomal protein L25/general stress protein Ctc; protein product: MSITFELQADPRSDLGKGASRRLRRAGKVPAILYGDGQESMPLLLDQMDMINQMKNEAIYSHVLTLKIGDRTENAILRDIQRHPFKPTLVHLDFLRVSADRKLRAHIPLHFLNESTSKGVKQQGGAVSHTLIEIEITCLPKDLPEFIEIDLAEVGVGETIHLSQIPLPPGVELATHVAPGSEHDAIVVGIHHAHGGGETSEEAAT
- a CDS encoding ribose-phosphate pyrophosphokinase; this translates as MMVFAGNAHPQLAHDIVNHLQMPLGQAIVSRFSDGEVMVELMENVRGKDVFIVQPTCYPTNDNIMELLVIADALRRSSAVRVTAVIPYFGYSRQDRRPRSARVPISAKVVANMITSVGVDRVLTVDLHADQIQGFFDIPVDNIYATPMVLSDIQSQNLGDLMVVSPDVGGVVRARALAKRLADSELAIIDKRRPAPNQAQVMHVIGDVEGQHCIIVDDMVDTAGTLCLAAKALKEWGAASVRGYCTHAVLSGAAATNIRESALDELVVTDTIPLRPDSAACPNIRQISVAGLLAESMRRIHLEESVSSLFL
- the ispE gene encoding 4-(cytidine 5'-diphospho)-2-C-methyl-D-erythritol kinase; amino-acid sequence: MLRIVGRCPDGYHLLQTVFQFLDYSDWLWFDRRDDGVIERQGEVAGVAPDADLIVRAARSLQQATGTRLGATIRIVKRLPMGGGLGGGSSDAATALVALNEYWRTGLTLAELAELGLRLGADVPVFVHGRAAWAEGVGEQLTPITLDEPWFLVLVPACSIATGAVFSDPELTRNSPLLTIADFAKGMGGNDCAAVVYRRYPQVAAAIAWLERYGDARLTGTGAGVFAAFPDVVNARQVLRQLPAGWSGFIARGHNCSPLHDRLAQARRESV
- the lolB gene encoding outer membrane lipoprotein LolB encodes the protein MSRLVRRNSKNRFFIGIIALFIPTFLLTGCATPPPSVPKATAWSARQTRLMQLANWQVDGRIGVISGQEGWHATFQWVQRKPGYRIDLLGPLGQGRVVIESDGEEVRVQTQEGQSWAAPDPDDLLEQTLGVRLPVNGLRYWVRGLPAPGPAPVLQTDTEGRLTRLEQNGWVIEYLIYAPTSIPDLDLPERVIAQHGDLNIKLVIQQWTL
- a CDS encoding tetratricopeptide repeat protein, producing the protein MNILLKALVFCSPLLSGCVTVVDAQAPIEPEFQIRPVLEPSPRAELMYQVLTAELAGKRDQLDVALNHYQQAAIVSNDPRVTERAVVLALIMKENAAALALAQRWLALDPASEQAQQTLALAYLRNGRLEEAAEYLETVRRVARNKDKQQGYATIASLLSQADDKQLALRVMGQFRDRNPRSAFAQYYYAMLAAAAGEREQALTGLERALARDRKLVPAHLLRTRLLLEGGDREAALAGLAKAVAAIPRDRNLRMSYARLLIDAGQLDKARREFAILLNQNPKDTDSLYALGLLAAETRQFDLAETYFLDLIKRNTRLADAYFELGRIEEQRGDYAKAREWYERVKDEDRYLSAQMRMGVVLAKSGDIAGAGQHFDALRRDNPQNDITLYLAEAEALREAGRYQEAFDGLDRALASHPNDKDLLYARALAAEKLDRLDLLERDLRAILAADPKNGQALNALGYTLADRTDRYQEALGYIEQALEQMPNDAAVLDSMGWVHYRLGNRDRALEYLRQAYRINPDAEIAAHLSEVLWVNGQRDEARKVWREALARDPDNIHLRKLQERFNW